A single region of the Anguilla rostrata isolate EN2019 chromosome 11, ASM1855537v3, whole genome shotgun sequence genome encodes:
- the LOC135235317 gene encoding ATPase family AAA domain-containing protein 3-like isoform X13, which translates to MSWLFGWRRGQSAPPPDSSETPSTPQAEGGSGGNGDDKPKDKWSNFDPTGLERAARAARELDKSQHAKEALDMARLQEQTLQMEHQSKLKEYEAAVEQLKGEQIRSQGEERRKTIAEETKQHQARAQYQDKLARQRYEDQLRQQQAINEESLRKQEESVQKQEAMRKATIEHEMELRHKNELLRVDAEYKARARVERENADINREQIRLKAAEHRQTVLESIRTAGAVFGEGFRAFVSDWDKVTVTAAGLTLLAVGVYSARNATAVAGRYIEARLGKPSLVRETSRITVGEAIKHPVKVTKRVMSKPEDALEGVVLSPPLEERVRDIAIATRNTRKNRGLYRNILMYGPPGTGKTLFAKKLASHSGMDYAIMTGGDVAPMGRDGVTAMHKVFDWASTSRRGVLLFVDEADAFLRKRATEKISEDLRATLNAFLYRTGEQSNKFMLVLASNQPEQFDWAINDRIDEIVNFALPGPEERERLVRLYFDRYVLGPATGGRQRLKLAKFDYGEKCSEIAQRVEGMSGREISKLGVAWQAAAYSSEDGVLTEAMIDARVVDAVQQHLQKMDWLQREGGPESGGKVGITLPREGGAPGGQMGFAAAPGGVPLAQEALESEAGVALPQEAVIPLVQAAIPLIKEAEAEAAPIVAEAEAVPVVKEAEAEAAPVVAEAEAAPVVAAAEAAPVVAEAEAAPVVAEAEAAPVVTEAEAAPVVAAAEAAPVVAEAEAAPVVAEAEAAPVVAEAEAAPVVAEAEAAPVVAEAEAAPVVAEAEAAPVVAEAEAAPVVAEAEAAPVVAEAEAAPVVAAAEAAPIVAEAEAAPVVAEAEAAPVVAEAEAAPVVAEAEAAPIAAEAEAAPVVAEAEAAPVVAEAEAAPIVAEAEAAPVEAEAEAAPVVAEAEAAPIVAEAEAAPIVKEAEAEAAPVVKEAEAEAAPAAKEAEAEAAPPQGDGGAPADQAAAKDSASSEDTVPPAEGGTDSGSKAESPALKDKDPKKQTDAGSGPKDGTPV; encoded by the exons atgtcCTGGCTGTTCGGCTGGAGAAGGGGGCAGTCCGCTCCACCACCTGATTCTTCTGAAACACCGTCAACTCCTCAGGCAGAGGGGGGTTCGGGGGGAAATGGAGACGATAAACCCAAGGACAAATGGAGCAACTTCGACCCGACTGGACTGGAACGAGCTGCACGGGCGGCCAGAGAACTGGACAAGTCCC AACATGCAAAGGAGGCGCTGGATATGGCCCGACTGCAAGAGCAGACGCTGCAGATGGAGCACCAGAGCAAGCTGAAG GAATATGAAGCCGCTGTGGAACAGCTGAAGGGGGAACAGATCCGCTCCCAGGGGGAGGAGCGGCGAAAGACCATCGCCGAGGAGACCAAACAGCATCAGGCA AGGGCACAGTACCAAGACAAACTAGCCAGGCAGAGGTACGAGGATCAGTTAAGGCAACAG CAAGCCATCAACGAGGAGAGCCTGCGCAAGCAGGAAGAATCCGtgcagaaacaggaagccatgagGAAAG CAACGATCGAGCACGAGATGGAGTTGCGGCACAAGAACGAACTGTTGCGCGTGGACGCGGAGTACAAAGCGCGCGCCCGCGTGGAGCGGGAGAACGCGGACATCAACCGCGAGCAGATCCGTCTGAAAGCTGCCGAACACCGTCAGACTGTCCTGGAGTCCATTCG GACCGCTGGTGCTGTGTTTGGGGAAGGTTTTCGAGCCTTCGTGTCGGACTGGGACAAAGTCACAGTGACG GCGGCTGGCCTAACCCTGCTGGCGGTGGGCGTGTACTCCGCCCGGAACGCCACCGCCGTGGCAGGGCGCTATATCGAGGCCAGGCTGGGGAAGCCCTCGCTGGTCAGAGAGACGTCCAGGATCACCGTGGGGGAGGCCATCAAACACCCCGTGAAG GTGACAAAGCGGGTGATGAGTAAGCCAGAGGATGCCCTAGAGGGAGTGGTGCTCAGT CCACCTCTGGAGGAACGGGTGCGCGACATCGCCATAGCGACCCGGAACACTCGGAAGAACCGCGGCCTCTACCGGAACATTCTCATGTACGGCCCGCCCGGCACCGGCAAGACCCTCTTTGCCAAG AAGCTGGCGTCGCACTCGGGCATGGACTACGCCATCATGACCGGGGGGGACGTGGCGCCCATGGGGCGGGACGGCGTCACCGCCATGCACAAGGTCTTCGACTGGGCCAGCACCAGCCGCCGCGG AGTCCTGCTCTTCGTAGACGAAGCCGACGCGTTCCTACGGAAACGAGCCact GAGAAGATCAGTGAAGACCTCAGGGCCACACTGAACGCGTTCCTCTACCGCACAGGAGAGCAGAGCAACaa GTTTATGCTAGTGCTAGCTAGTAACCAGCCGGAGCAGTTTGACTGGGCGATAAACGACCGGATCGATGAGATCGTCAACTTCGCCCTGCCGGGGCCCGAGGAACGGGAGAGACTGGTGCGGCTGTACTTCGACCGTTATGTGCTGGGGCCTGCCACCGGAGGGCGCCA GAGACTGAAACTGGCCAAGTTTGACTACGGGGAAAAGTGTTCGGAGATTGCCCAGCGGGTCGAAGGCATGTCCGGCCGAGAAATCTCCAAACTGGGCGTGGCCTGGCAG gcggcAGCGTACTCTTCGGAGGACGGGGTCCTGACGGAGGCCATGATTGACGCGCGGGTGGTGGACGCCGTGCAGCAGCACCTGCAGAAGATGGACtggctgcagagggaggggggccccGAGAGCGGGGGCAAGGTCGGCATCACGCTGCCCAGGGAGGGGGGCGCCCCGGGGGGGCAGATGGGCTTCGCGGCGGCCCCGGGAGGGGTCCCGCTGGCCCAGGAGGCGCTGGAGAGCGAGGCGGGGGTCGCGCTGCCTCAGGAGGCGGTGATCCCTCTGGTCCAGGCGGCCATTCCACTCATCAAAGAGGCTGAAGCTGAGGCAGCCCCCATTgtagctgaagctgaagcagtCCCCGTTGTAAAGGAGGCTGAAGCTGAGGCAGCCCCCGTTGTTGCAGAAGCTGAGGCAGCTCCTGTTGttgctgcagctgaagcagccCCCGTTGTTGCAGAAGCTGAGGCAGCCCCTGTTgttgctgaagctgaagcagcCCCCGTTGTTACAGAAGCTGAGGCAGCCCCTGTTGtagctgcagctgaagcagccCCCGTTGTTGCAGAAGCTGAAGCAGCCCCCGTTGTTGCAGAAGCTGAGGCAGCTCCTGTTGTTGCTGAAGCTGAGGCAGCCCCTGTTgtagctgaagctgaagcagcCCCCGTTGTTGCAGAAGCTGAAGCAGCTCCTGTTGTAGCTGAAGCTGAGGCAGCCCCTGTTGTAGCTGAAGCTGAGGCAGCCCCTGTTGTAGCTGAAGCTGAGGCAGCCCCTGTTGTTGCTGAAGCTGAGGCAGCCCCTGTTGTAGCTGCAGCTGAGGCAGCTCCCATTGTTGCAGAAGCTGAGGCAGCCCCTGTTGTAGCTGAAGCTGAGGCAGCTCCCGTTGTTGCAGAAGCAGAGGCAGCCCCTGTTGTAGCTGAAGCTGAGGCAGCTCCCATTGCAGCAGAAGCTGAGGCAGCCCCTGTTGTAGCTGAAGCTGAGGCAGCTCCCGTTGTTGCTGAAGCTGAGGCAGCCCCCATTGTAGCTGAAGCTGAG GCAGCCCCTGTT GAGGCTGAAGCTGAGGCAGCCCCCGTTGTAGCTGAAGCTGAGGCAGCCCCCATTGTTGCTGAAGCTGAGGCAGCCCCCATTGTAAAGGAGGCAGAAGCTGAGGCCGCCCCTGTTGTAAAGGAGGCAGAAGCTGAGGCAGCCCCCGCAGCGAAGGAGGCCGAGGCAGAGGCTGCTCCTCCTCAGGGGGACGGCGGCGCACCAGCAGATCAGGCCGCCGCTAAAGACTCCGCCTCCTCAGAGGACACCGTCCCGCCCGCGGAGGGAGGCACAGATAGCGGAAGCAAGGCCGAGAGCCCTGCACTCAAGGACAAGGACCCGAAAAAGCAGACGGACGCAGGGAGCGGCCCTAAGGATGGGACGCCTGTGTAG